From the genome of Alphaproteobacteria bacterium, one region includes:
- a CDS encoding methyltransferase type 11, with amino-acid sequence MVSDVVDLHEFYSSSLGRMARRLIRRRVRRIWPSVGGQRVLGFGYATPFLRPFLGDAERVIAIMPAAQGVMRWPEGEPSL; translated from the coding sequence ATGGTGAGCGACGTCGTCGATCTTCACGAGTTCTACAGCTCAAGCCTCGGGCGAATGGCGCGCCGCCTGATACGCCGTCGCGTGCGTCGCATTTGGCCCTCGGTTGGGGGCCAGCGCGTGCTCGGATTTGGCTATGCGACCCCTTTTTTGCGACCCTTCCTGGGCGATGCCGAGCGAGTCATCGCCATCATGCCGGCGGCACAGGGTGTCATGCGCTGGCCGGAGGGCGAACCGAGTCT